The Edaphobacter flagellatus sequence ACCTACGGCATCCTGCTCTATGCCTTCATTAAGGCACAGCGAACAACGCGCGAGCTCGCTACAGAGCTCAGCCGTGTGCGGGAGCAGCAGCACCAGGACAAGAAGGAACTGACCGCAAGATCGCAGCTCGATACGCTGAAGGACGAGTTCATCTCAACCGTCTCGCATGAACTGCGCACTCCCCTCACAAGCATTCGTGGAGCACTGGGCCTTCTCTCCTCCGGTACCATTGGCCAGTTCGATGCCAAAGCATTGAACCTACTGCGCATTGCAACCACCAATACGGACCGCCTGATCCGCCTCATTAACGACATCCTCGATCTGGAGCGCATGGACTCCGGCCGTGCCCCATTACAGATTCGCCGCTGCTCGCTTCGTGATCTGTGCCAGCAGGCCATCGAGACAATGACGCCGATGGCCGACAGCAGCTCAGTCCACCTGGAACTGGTGCCCTTCACCGTGGCTCAGGCCGCCTCACCAGAGGCTCTGTTCTTCGACGGAGACGCCGACCGCATCCTGCAGGTCATCACCAACCTGCTCTCGAATGCCATCAAATTCTCCCCCGCGGCGTCCACGGTTCGCATTCACACAGACGCGACAGCCGATTCCATCCTTCTGAAAGTCGTCGATGAGGGGCGTGGCATTCCTACGGACAAGCTCGACTCCATCTTCGACCGCTTCCAGCAGGTTGAGCCTGCGGATGCTCGCCAGCACAGCGGCACCGGACTTGGCCTGGCGATCTGCCGCAGCATCGTACAGCAGCATAGCGGATCGATCTGGGCGCAACGCAACCTCGTCAAAGGCACGACACTGTATGTCATGCTTCCCCGCACCACGCGATCGAGCGATATTTCGCTTCCTGCCGCACTGCCTCCACGCGGCGAAGGCTCCATCCTGATCTGCGATGACGATGCGGGCATCCGCACGATTGTTACCGAGCACCTTACGCGCCAGGGCTATTCGGTCATCGAAGCCAGTTCCGGCGATCAGGCGCTCATGCTTGCCGCAGAAACACAGGTCGAGGCCATCCTCCTCGATCTCTATATGCCTGGCCTGAGTGGCTGGGAGACGCTGCAGCGGCTCCGCAACAACCCGGCAACGGCTAATATCCCCGTTGTCGTGCTAAGCGTGCTCTCCTCGACCCTTCGCCCGCAGCTTACCGGCGATGCTCAGGGCTGGGTGCAGAAGCCCTTCAACGAAAATCTTCTCTTTGCTGAGCTCGGGCGCGTCCTGCATCAGGGCGATGGTCCCGCTTACGTTCTTCTGGTTGAGGATGACGACGATCTGGCCAGCGTCCTGATCGCCAGCTTCCAGGATGCTGCCGTCCATATCGACCACGCCTCCACCCGGCAGGAAGCTATCCGGCAGTGCATCAACCGTAAGCCGGATTTGCTGATCCTCGACCTGACTCTTCCCGATGGCGACGGCTTTTCGCTGGTGGAATGGTTGCGGCAACAACCACCATTGCGCTCTCTCCCTATGGTGGTCTATTCCGGGCGTGAGATCTCCGATGCCGATATGGC is a genomic window containing:
- a CDS encoding ATP-binding response regulator encodes the protein MHILPILAFTTLFATYGILLYAFIKAQRTTRELATELSRVREQQHQDKKELTARSQLDTLKDEFISTVSHELRTPLTSIRGALGLLSSGTIGQFDAKALNLLRIATTNTDRLIRLINDILDLERMDSGRAPLQIRRCSLRDLCQQAIETMTPMADSSSVHLELVPFTVAQAASPEALFFDGDADRILQVITNLLSNAIKFSPAASTVRIHTDATADSILLKVVDEGRGIPTDKLDSIFDRFQQVEPADARQHSGTGLGLAICRSIVQQHSGSIWAQRNLVKGTTLYVMLPRTTRSSDISLPAALPPRGEGSILICDDDAGIRTIVTEHLTRQGYSVIEASSGDQALMLAAETQVEAILLDLYMPGLSGWETLQRLRNNPATANIPVVVLSVLSSTLRPQLTGDAQGWVQKPFNENLLFAELGRVLHQGDGPAYVLLVEDDDDLASVLIASFQDAAVHIDHASTRQEAIRQCINRKPDLLILDLTLPDGDGFSLVEWLRQQPPLRSLPMVVYSGREISDADMARLQLGPTEFLTKAKVQPHEVEELVLSMVQRIRTKFADLTTAGPAA